From the Halococcus salifodinae DSM 8989 genome, one window contains:
- a CDS encoding heme-binding protein, which translates to MDRREPPRTEEGWYVLHDFRTVDWDAWRAAPDHKRQRAIEEGIDYLAAHEAVADADAGGSATFSVLGHDADLLVLHLRPSMADLDTAERRFEGTAFADFTEQTDSYLSVTEVSGYMSQEYFEGEEVEDTGMARYIESRLKPDIPDMEHVSFYPMDKRRGPEDNWYDLPFDERADLMSGHGDIGRDYAGDVTQIITGSVGFDDHEWGVTLFADDPAQIKKLLYEMRFDPSSSRYAEFGRFRFGRRFPPEDLGALLAGEPVPTGEDTGHHHGDASAHGDSHHDEGDHGSRSSDGDDGESEQDIRAALADEDIYAGQPHGEDVHAMVLYSEADPADLADDVDGLRGNFEHYDTHVKTAVYENPDEGNAAVVSIWDTASAAETAGGFLTDLPGVVSRADVGELEGEEAGFGTMGMFYTTKPEHRDDFVEKFATVGDLLDDMDGHHDTDLLVNRENENDMFIASQWRSREDAMEFFRSDAFADTVSWGQDVLADRPRHVFLS; encoded by the coding sequence ATGGACCGACGAGAGCCACCGCGGACCGAGGAAGGGTGGTACGTGCTCCACGACTTTCGGACGGTGGACTGGGACGCGTGGCGGGCGGCTCCCGATCACAAGCGCCAGCGCGCCATCGAGGAGGGTATCGACTACCTCGCGGCCCACGAGGCCGTCGCGGACGCCGACGCGGGCGGGTCGGCGACGTTCAGCGTGCTCGGCCACGACGCCGATCTCCTCGTGCTTCACCTCCGGCCGTCGATGGCCGATCTCGATACCGCCGAACGACGGTTCGAGGGAACGGCCTTCGCCGACTTCACCGAGCAGACCGATTCGTATCTCTCGGTCACGGAAGTCTCGGGGTACATGTCTCAGGAGTACTTCGAAGGCGAGGAGGTCGAGGACACCGGGATGGCGCGCTACATCGAATCCCGGCTGAAGCCCGATATCCCCGACATGGAGCACGTCTCCTTCTACCCGATGGACAAGCGCCGCGGGCCCGAGGACAACTGGTACGATCTTCCCTTCGACGAGCGGGCCGACCTCATGAGCGGCCACGGCGACATCGGCCGCGACTACGCCGGCGACGTCACCCAGATCATCACCGGCAGCGTCGGCTTCGACGATCACGAGTGGGGCGTCACCCTGTTCGCGGACGACCCCGCCCAGATCAAGAAACTCCTCTACGAGATGCGGTTCGACCCGTCGAGTTCGCGCTACGCCGAGTTCGGCCGGTTCCGCTTCGGTCGACGATTCCCTCCGGAGGACCTCGGCGCGCTCCTCGCCGGCGAGCCCGTCCCCACGGGCGAGGACACCGGTCATCACCACGGCGACGCGAGCGCACACGGCGACAGCCACCACGACGAGGGCGATCACGGCAGTCGTTCCAGCGACGGAGACGATGGCGAAAGCGAACAGGACATCCGGGCGGCACTCGCCGACGAGGACATCTACGCCGGCCAGCCCCACGGCGAGGACGTCCACGCGATGGTGCTCTACTCCGAGGCCGATCCCGCGGACCTCGCCGACGATGTCGACGGCCTCCGCGGCAACTTCGAGCACTACGACACCCACGTCAAGACTGCAGTGTACGAAAATCCGGACGAGGGGAACGCGGCCGTCGTCAGCATCTGGGACACCGCGAGCGCCGCCGAGACCGCCGGTGGCTTCCTCACCGACCTTCCAGGCGTCGTCTCGCGCGCGGACGTCGGCGAGCTGGAGGGCGAAGAAGCGGGCTTCGGCACGATGGGGATGTTCTACACCACGAAGCCCGAACACCGAGACGACTTCGTCGAGAAGTTCGCCACCGTCGGCGACCTCCTCGATGACATGGACGGCCACCACGACACCGATCTCCTCGTCAACCGCGAGAACGAGAACGACATGTTCATCGCCAGCCAGTGGCGCTCGCGCGAGGACGCGATGGAGTTCTTCCGGAGCGACGCGTTCGCCGACACCGTCTCGTGGGGCCAGGACGTGCTCGCGGATCGGCCGCGCCACGTTTTCCTCTCCTAA
- a CDS encoding IS630 family transposase (programmed frameshift), which produces MTKSGNKISGLTKERVREQLADEADPKAIKRLTAAREYLEGLSPEAIENKYGWHHQTVYNWLNRFEERGFDAALYDKSRPGRPSQLSDEQLEEFSAVLHEPPEEAGYDDPAWSTALAQHYLIEAFDIAFSRRHTRRLMHKAGVSPKRPRPEPASADEDEREEFEDGRKKVGHRDEDATVVTIDQTRKAVGADLYAAWYPVGERPTVGVSASREGVNLLGAVTEYGETSVLECGGSFTGEVTIRFLEHLQAEFGEKLVVLLDQATYFTAGAVKDFAANEPIELVYFPTGSPDLNPTEEYWRRLKFALANRYFGSCAEIRSAVWTALESISPPGVYQYLCL; this is translated from the exons ATGACGAAATCCGGAAACAAGATTTCCGGTTTGACGAAGGAACGAGTCCGCGAGCAACTCGCGGACGAGGCCGATCCGAAGGCGATCAAGCGCCTTACCGCTGCACGTGAGTACTTAGAGGGACTTTCTCCAGAGGCAATTGAAAACAAGTACGGCTGGCACCACCAGACCGTCTACAACTGGTTGAACCGCTTCGAAGAGCGCGGCTTCGACGCCGCGCTCTACGACAAGTCTCGCCCCGGGCGTCCTTCCCAGCTCAGCGACGAACAGCTTGAGGAGTTCTCCGCTGTACTCCATGAACCTCCTGAAGAAGCTGGATATGACGACCCAGCGTGGAGTACAGCTCTCGCCCAGCATTACCTCATCGAGGCGTTCGATATCGCTTTCTCCCGCCGTCACACTCGCCGGCTCATGCACAAGGCCGGGGTCTCACCGAAGAGACCCCGGCCGGAGCCCGCCTCTGCGGATGAAGACGAACGCGAGGAGTTCGAA GACGGTCGAAAAAAAGTAGGCCACCGTGACGAGGACGCCACGGTCGTCACGATCGATCAGACCCGCAAAGCGGTTGGAGCGGATCTCTATGCGGCATGGTATCCGGTAGGCGAGAGGCCGACCGTGGGCGTGTCGGCCTCTCGCGAGGGAGTGAACCTGTTGGGAGCAGTCACTGAGTACGGCGAGACGTCGGTGCTGGAGTGTGGCGGATCGTTCACCGGTGAGGTGACGATCCGCTTTCTGGAGCATCTCCAAGCGGAGTTCGGCGAGAAGCTGGTTGTACTGTTGGACCAGGCGACGTACTTCACCGCTGGGGCGGTGAAGGACTTCGCCGCCAATGAACCGATTGAGCTGGTGTATTTCCCGACTGGATCGCCGGATCTGAACCCAACTGAAGAATACTGGCGTCGACTCAAATTCGCCTTAGCAAACCGCTACTTCGGCAGTTGTGCCGAAATCCGATCAGCAGTCTGGACAGCACTCGAATCGATTAGTCCGCCAGGTGTCTATCAATACCTCTGTCTTTGA
- a CDS encoding DUF7344 domain-containing protein, translating to MSDVPLDSTDGRSGTDLDTTPSVTPEDAFAALADPRRRTVVTALREHTGDTMAIETLVDHVVSQEAPSAATRRHVHTSITDVELPKLDDWGLVEYDCARSTVRYIASPLVEGLLAHIAENDR from the coding sequence ATGTCCGATGTGCCGCTCGACTCGACCGACGGTCGCTCCGGCACCGACCTCGACACGACGCCATCGGTGACACCCGAAGACGCGTTCGCGGCGCTTGCCGATCCACGACGGCGAACCGTCGTCACCGCGCTCCGCGAGCACACCGGCGACACCATGGCCATCGAGACGCTCGTCGATCACGTCGTCTCGCAGGAAGCCCCCTCCGCAGCGACCCGCCGGCACGTCCACACGTCGATCACCGACGTCGAACTCCCGAAACTCGACGACTGGGGTCTCGTCGAGTACGACTGCGCCCGGAGTACGGTTCGATACATTGCTTCGCCGCTCGTCGAAGGACTACTGGCACACATCGCCGAGAACGACCGATAG
- a CDS encoding aldo/keto reductase, with the protein MHYRELGDSGVEVSEVGFGAWTVGTDWWGDRSEQEGIEMLRHAFDRGVTFFDTGDVYGHGRSEELVGEALADVRDEVTLATKVGYDFYNNPQAGHGELPKEMDAEYLHTAVERSLDRLDTEYIDLLQLHNANVDEVDEDILEALDELRESGKVEAIGWALGPSIGWLAEGDAAIENEFDAIQVVFNLFEQVPGQHFIETIEELDADTSLIPRVPHSSGLLNEQVTPETELGEGDHRGFRPDEWYDTGWEKLDKLRFLEREGVPASRAGPEVPLETGGSAAGDEASGRQGTTDGSDRERTMGQATIQWLLAHDAVASVTPTFRTAADIDEWAAAPETPPLSDEEFERVAGLYERDFDIERDDGMAGFRSSVEGADLDAVGAKYAGD; encoded by the coding sequence ATGCACTACCGCGAACTCGGCGATTCCGGCGTCGAGGTGAGCGAGGTGGGCTTCGGCGCGTGGACCGTCGGCACCGACTGGTGGGGCGATCGGAGCGAACAGGAAGGGATCGAGATGCTGCGACACGCGTTCGATCGGGGCGTGACCTTCTTCGACACCGGCGACGTGTACGGTCACGGCCGCTCGGAGGAGCTCGTCGGCGAAGCGCTCGCCGACGTCCGTGACGAGGTCACCCTGGCCACCAAAGTCGGCTACGATTTCTACAACAACCCGCAAGCGGGCCACGGTGAACTCCCGAAGGAGATGGACGCGGAGTACCTCCACACCGCGGTCGAGCGGAGTCTGGACCGGCTCGACACCGAGTACATCGATCTCCTCCAGCTCCACAACGCGAACGTCGACGAGGTCGACGAGGATATTCTCGAAGCGCTCGACGAACTCCGCGAATCCGGAAAAGTCGAGGCGATCGGGTGGGCGCTCGGCCCCTCGATCGGGTGGCTCGCGGAGGGCGACGCCGCGATCGAGAACGAGTTCGACGCGATCCAGGTCGTTTTCAACCTGTTCGAGCAGGTCCCCGGACAGCACTTCATCGAGACGATCGAGGAGTTGGACGCCGACACGAGCCTGATCCCCCGGGTGCCGCACTCCTCGGGACTCCTGAACGAGCAGGTCACGCCCGAGACCGAACTCGGCGAGGGCGATCATCGGGGATTCCGACCCGACGAGTGGTACGACACGGGCTGGGAGAAGCTCGACAAGCTGCGATTCCTCGAACGCGAGGGGGTCCCCGCGAGCCGGGCGGGACCGGAGGTCCCGCTGGAAACCGGCGGCTCTGCCGCCGGTGACGAAGCGAGCGGACGGCAGGGAACGACCGACGGGAGCGACCGTGAGCGCACGATGGGCCAGGCCACGATCCAGTGGCTGCTCGCCCACGACGCGGTCGCTTCGGTGACGCCGACCTTTCGTACTGCCGCCGACATCGACGAGTGGGCGGCGGCCCCCGAGACGCCGCCGCTGTCGGACGAAGAGTTCGAGCGCGTCGCCGGCCTCTACGAGCGAGATTTCGACATCGAGCGCGACGACGGAATGGCGGGCTTTCGGTCCTCGGTCGAGGGTGCCGATCTCGACGCGGTCGGGGCGAAGTACGCCGGCGACTGA
- a CDS encoding DUF7344 domain-containing protein, producing the protein MTGRSSPAAGHVTVGNGAEPVSVESEPITTARQRVALQELGRFAYPVELRTLAAYVVAARDNVPVDTVSDEARKRTAIRLHHIDIPELIEAGFVEYDPESRMTVRTDTHTNERYTEIETESRRFDVA; encoded by the coding sequence ATGACAGGTCGCTCGTCCCCAGCCGCCGGCCACGTAACGGTAGGGAACGGTGCGGAGCCAGTGTCGGTCGAGTCGGAGCCGATCACGACGGCCCGACAGCGGGTCGCGCTTCAGGAGCTCGGCAGGTTCGCGTACCCGGTCGAGCTCCGGACGCTCGCGGCGTACGTCGTGGCGGCACGCGATAACGTCCCCGTCGACACCGTCAGCGACGAGGCGCGCAAGCGGACAGCCATCCGACTTCACCACATCGACATCCCCGAACTGATCGAGGCGGGGTTCGTCGAGTACGACCCCGAAAGCCGGATGACGGTACGCACCGACACGCACACGAACGAGCGATACACCGAGATCGAGACCGAGTCGCGCCGTTTCGACGTCGCTTGA
- a CDS encoding Nmad3 family putative nucleotide modification protein, translating to MSRAVAINVGANTNTPGVRGPVWADGRFEYVPIPETEPVAEPVPTYADLDLATDLPADVLDTPVHLDPEFPEYPYGERYSYGDPHGVKARPLADLATGDYAFFYATLATVDEPASWQAPEWGAYLIGGFELARDPVTGAAYSDLPPADRELFASNAHVKRETFDAEVLLAGDPDGSALYETALPLSGRAAGTDANRIVTELSSDSGKGPWWRRPLRFDAEATAELLAIRRNDRFTDCFYRD from the coding sequence ATGAGCCGGGCCGTGGCGATCAACGTCGGTGCCAACACCAACACCCCGGGCGTTCGCGGACCGGTCTGGGCCGACGGTCGGTTCGAGTACGTGCCGATCCCCGAAACCGAACCGGTCGCCGAGCCGGTGCCGACCTACGCGGATCTCGATCTCGCCACCGACCTCCCGGCGGACGTTCTCGACACTCCTGTGCATCTCGACCCCGAGTTCCCGGAGTACCCCTACGGCGAACGGTACAGCTACGGCGATCCACACGGGGTGAAGGCCCGCCCGCTCGCCGATCTCGCTACGGGCGATTACGCCTTCTTCTACGCGACACTCGCGACTGTGGACGAACCGGCGTCGTGGCAGGCTCCCGAGTGGGGTGCGTATCTCATCGGCGGGTTCGAACTCGCCCGTGATCCCGTGACCGGCGCGGCCTATTCCGATCTCCCGCCCGCCGACCGCGAACTCTTCGCCTCGAACGCTCACGTCAAGCGAGAGACGTTCGACGCCGAAGTCCTACTTGCCGGCGATCCCGACGGATCGGCGCTGTACGAGACGGCGCTCCCGTTGAGCGGCCGTGCGGCCGGTACCGACGCGAACCGGATCGTCACCGAGCTATCGAGCGATTCGGGCAAGGGACCGTGGTGGCGGCGGCCGCTTCGCTTCGACGCGGAAGCGACCGCGGAACTGCTTGCTATCCGCCGGAACGATCGCTTCACGGACTGTTTCTATAGGGATTAG
- a CDS encoding helix-turn-helix domain-containing protein, with protein sequence MTMVRYITVIIALEEHIRSKNGQPIRRGLNDPREVWIDGALVATQEAIQYLNLLDDGTVVGVARFRGDASRLATIEDEILRIVSCTVTGGETWLAYMHYEPGEVETALLERIDTEAISINWPMRETTDGLEVTLFGEDAALQQLIAGFPNEVDVTLKRAGEYQPEMDDPTGQLTDRQKEILRAALAAGYYDIPRRATQRDLAAELGLSRGTIGDHLRRIEAKIIRSIIV encoded by the coding sequence ATGACGATGGTGAGATATATAACCGTCATCATCGCTTTGGAAGAACACATTCGATCAAAGAACGGCCAACCGATACGGAGAGGCCTCAACGATCCGAGGGAGGTCTGGATCGATGGGGCGCTTGTTGCGACACAGGAAGCGATACAGTATCTCAATCTTCTCGATGACGGTACCGTTGTTGGGGTTGCCCGGTTTAGAGGCGATGCTAGCCGACTCGCAACGATAGAAGACGAAATCCTGAGGATTGTATCTTGTACTGTGACAGGTGGTGAGACGTGGCTGGCGTATATGCACTACGAGCCTGGCGAGGTCGAAACAGCTCTTCTCGAACGTATCGATACCGAAGCAATCAGTATTAACTGGCCGATGAGAGAGACTACTGACGGGCTGGAAGTCACGCTCTTCGGTGAGGATGCAGCCCTCCAACAATTGATCGCTGGTTTCCCTAACGAAGTGGACGTGACTCTCAAACGCGCGGGAGAGTATCAACCGGAGATGGATGACCCAACGGGGCAACTCACCGACCGCCAGAAAGAAATCCTCCGGGCAGCACTCGCCGCCGGATACTACGATATCCCTCGTCGTGCAACTCAACGTGATTTGGCTGCCGAGCTTGGACTGTCACGGGGGACGATCGGGGATCACCTTCGGCGGATCGAAGCGAAAATCATCCGATCAATAATTGTGTGA
- a CDS encoding MBL fold metallo-hydrolase → MKRIRLGNAVFEGLNNSYVIGTEPDAKTTLIDTGVATPDVREQLAEGLTEHDLAFADVDEVVLTHWHEDHVGLAGTIQDAGGATVRVHADDAPLVEQDDGAWSVMNERQRDLLDEWGIPDDPREELLAFLDSHGELTGPAPTVEPFTDGARFETAAGTLEAIHLPGHAAGLSGFALDSEQGRELFSGDALLPHYTPNVGGADVRVEGPLARYLTTLERIVDGEFDRAYPGHRDPIDDPAGRAREIAAHHRERTGRVVDVLAETGPADAWTVSAHLFGDLSSIHILHGPGEAYAHLDHLAADGVVERTDRKYRLVESDPNLDALFPSIATA, encoded by the coding sequence ATGAAACGGATTCGACTCGGTAACGCGGTGTTCGAGGGGCTGAACAACAGCTACGTGATCGGGACGGAGCCAGACGCGAAGACGACGCTGATCGATACGGGCGTCGCCACGCCGGACGTCCGCGAGCAGTTGGCCGAAGGGCTCACCGAACACGATCTCGCCTTTGCTGATGTCGACGAGGTGGTTCTCACCCACTGGCACGAGGACCACGTCGGCCTCGCGGGCACGATCCAGGACGCCGGCGGCGCGACCGTCCGCGTCCACGCCGACGACGCGCCGCTGGTCGAGCAGGACGACGGGGCGTGGTCGGTGATGAACGAGCGCCAGCGCGACCTGCTCGACGAGTGGGGGATACCCGACGATCCTCGCGAGGAACTCCTCGCGTTCCTCGACAGCCACGGGGAGCTGACCGGTCCCGCGCCGACCGTCGAGCCGTTCACCGACGGCGCACGATTCGAGACGGCTGCGGGCACGCTCGAAGCGATCCATCTCCCGGGGCACGCCGCCGGCCTCTCGGGATTCGCCCTCGACAGCGAGCAGGGCCGAGAGCTGTTCAGCGGCGACGCCCTTCTGCCACACTACACGCCGAACGTCGGCGGCGCGGACGTGCGTGTCGAGGGGCCGCTCGCCCGGTATCTCACGACGCTCGAACGGATCGTCGACGGCGAGTTCGATCGTGCATATCCGGGCCACCGCGATCCGATCGACGATCCCGCGGGCCGCGCACGCGAGATCGCCGCCCACCACCGCGAGCGCACGGGACGAGTCGTCGACGTGTTGGCCGAAACGGGGCCAGCCGATGCGTGGACGGTGAGCGCACACCTGTTCGGCGATCTCTCGAGTATCCACATCCTCCACGGACCGGGCGAGGCGTACGCCCACCTCGATCACCTCGCGGCGGACGGCGTCGTCGAGCGGACGGATCGAAAGTACCGCCTCGTGGAATCCGATCCGAATCTCGACGCGCTGTTCCCGTCGATCGCCACCGCGTGA
- a CDS encoding NAD(P)/FAD-dependent oxidoreductase, with protein MDDENDFDVVVVGGGPAGLTTALYTTRLGHDTVVVNRGGGRAAMMRDTHNVIGITEDVSGNGLLQAAIDQIQDYGATYRRGVVTNVESVDGPRDFRVETGEDELAVDRVVLATGFSDEHPDPPLPRTGRGLHYCLHCDAYMFVDESVYVMGHGESAAHVAMIMLNFTDEVDLLLRGHDPEWSDDTDRQLRAHPVEIVDSEIESKFSDEQSPEWLGGFEFENGTRREYKGGFAMYGSQYNNDLAAGLGCELTDDGTVAVDDHGRTSVEGVFAVGDLTPGHNQIPVAMGQGAKAGIAIHYDLRRFPMSIEELEAAGGVDSEDVPAVSADLRSSSASHAAGDD; from the coding sequence ATGGACGACGAGAACGACTTCGATGTCGTGGTGGTCGGCGGCGGGCCGGCCGGCCTCACGACCGCCCTCTACACCACCCGTCTGGGCCACGATACGGTGGTCGTCAACCGCGGCGGCGGGCGCGCCGCGATGATGCGTGACACCCACAACGTCATCGGCATCACCGAGGACGTGAGCGGCAACGGACTCCTCCAGGCCGCGATCGATCAGATTCAGGACTACGGCGCGACGTACCGCCGCGGCGTCGTCACGAACGTCGAGAGTGTCGACGGGCCGCGGGATTTCCGGGTCGAGACGGGCGAGGACGAGCTCGCGGTCGACCGCGTGGTGCTCGCCACCGGCTTTTCCGATGAGCACCCCGACCCGCCGCTGCCTCGTACTGGCCGCGGTCTCCACTACTGCCTCCACTGTGATGCGTACATGTTCGTCGACGAGTCGGTGTACGTGATGGGCCACGGCGAGTCGGCCGCCCACGTCGCGATGATCATGCTCAACTTCACCGACGAGGTCGATCTCCTGCTGCGGGGGCACGACCCCGAGTGGTCCGACGACACCGACCGCCAGCTCCGCGCGCACCCAGTCGAGATCGTCGACAGCGAGATCGAGAGCAAATTTTCGGACGAGCAGAGTCCAGAATGGCTCGGCGGGTTCGAATTCGAGAACGGAACCCGGCGGGAGTACAAGGGTGGGTTCGCGATGTACGGCTCGCAGTACAACAACGACCTCGCGGCGGGGCTTGGTTGTGAGCTCACCGATGACGGGACGGTCGCGGTCGACGACCACGGGCGGACATCCGTCGAAGGAGTGTTCGCGGTCGGCGACCTCACGCCGGGCCACAACCAGATCCCGGTGGCGATGGGCCAGGGCGCGAAAGCCGGGATCGCCATTCACTACGACCTCCGGCGGTTCCCGATGAGCATCGAAGAGCTCGAGGCCGCCGGTGGGGTCGACAGCGAGGACGTACCGGCGGTATCGGCCGATCTGCGATCGAGTTCGGCCTCCCACGCCGCCGGCGACGACTGA